The window AACACTTAGTGGTGGTTTTTCAGATGTCTGATCAATATTTTGGATGGGAACACTATACCTACATCTCAGTGTCGTGAAGGGCTTTCAGCTGACACTTGTAGCTTTCCATCGTACCCCCAGTGTCTCAGTTCCCAGGCTTACCCTCACTTTGCCATCTGATGTACCCTTTCTCCATATTTAGTCAGCTGAGGCTGAGCTTGGCTTCCAGATCCTCTGAAATGTTGTGCCACTCAGTAGGAAACTTGTTCCTCGCTACATCTTCTGCTTCGCAGAAATCGCTTTTCCCTGTAGATTCCTAAAGCGGGCTGTTCAGCTGGACTAACGAGTAGCTCAAAGGGTAATGGGGTCACTTAAATACATCTCAGGTTAAACTCTGGACTTACAGACCTGCTTCACAGTTTGCAGTCCTGAATTGCGTCCTGCGGGTTTCTCCCTTGCAGAGTTGGTCTCCGCAGGTGAACTGATAATCAGGATTGATTGCTGTCCCTACAGGACAACAGGCTTCTGCTGGGAGCCTGGTGAGAAAAATCCAGGCAACAAAATTCACGTTGGCCCCTCAGTTGTTAAACAATGCTGGGCTGAAAAAGGTTGGTTCCACTGGCTGGAGCCAGCCTGAGGAAGGCTCCCTAAAATAGCTTCCCGCTCTATTCTTATATGGGAACCATAGCAGTAAGCGAGTGCTGCTTCTGGGAAACACATTGTTTGTGTCTTTGTCTCTTGCAGGGGGTGATAATCTGAAAGGAGCACAACAGCCTGCGTCACTCACGTGGCAAACTTCACTCTCCCCTTCAGAGCAAGCCAGAAGCTGATGTAAACCAACTTCTATTCGTAGCCCAGGTGCCAGCTGCTCCACAGCACGCAGAGGCTTTGAGTGACCCTTCAGCCCCTGAGGACCAGTGGTGGCAGGTATCTCAAATGACATtgctgagcaggcagcagcagccttcacCCTGCCAGGTTTCTGCTAAGGCACTTGTAAAACGGGATCAGGACTAACACAACGCAATTAAAGCATCAGTGACTTCCTCTTAGGAGAAACCTAAATTTGAGGCCCTTTGGAATATTTCTGTTACTTGACTGAATCTTGCCCAGAAGGCAGAAATGACCTTAACCTGTAATTCCACCTGCAATCCTTCTCATCACTCTGTCCTGGGATGTAGGAGAAAGAGCCTCAGCCTCACTTCTGCACCCCAAGAACAATGCCAAAGGGGTTAAATTTGACTGAAATGGTGGCTATTAACTGTGCTAGGATGGTAAGAACTTAGGGATAAAAGCAGGttttctattctgtttctgGATCCTTCTTGTTGATCCTGGTGCTGCACTTCCAAGACGTTCTTAAAAACTCTTTTCCCCAGCGAAGCCAGGCAGATGTTGCCTGTAGGACTTTCTGAGAACTGATCTCATCACTCTTTTCACCTGAAAAGGGAGTGAAGTGCATGCATGAACACTGTCAGCCACTCACCATGGTCTTCCTCCCTGGAAACTCATCTGACTGCTCCAATTGCACCCACTCTGTGGGGCCCGTGAACATTTCCAAGGCCATTTTGCTCGGCGTTATTCTAGGGGGATTAATCATTTTTGGGGTTTTGGGTAACATCCTGGTTATCCTCTCTGTAGCCTGCCACAGACACCTGCAGAGCGTTACCCACTATTACATAATTAACCTGGCTGTAGCTGACCTCCTCTTGACTTCCACTGTCCTGCCCTTCTCAGCCACCATGGAGATTTTGGGCTACTGGGCCTTTGGGAGGATCTTCTGCAACATCTGGGCAGCCGTCGACGTCCTTTGCTGCACTGCTTCCATTATGAGCCTCTGTATCATCTCGATAGACAGGTACATCGGGGTGAGCTACCCGCTGAGGTACCCGAGCATAGTGACAGAGAAGAGAGGCCTCCTGGCTTTACTGTGCGTTTGGGCACTGTCCCTGGTGATATCGATCGGACCTCTCTTTGGCTGGaaggagccagccccagaagaTGAGACCATCTGTCAGATCACTGAAGAGCCTGGCTACGTGCTGTTCTCTGCCCTAGGCTCCTTCTACCTCCCCCTGACTATTATCTTGGTGATGTACTGCCGTGTGTACGTGGTGgccaaaagggaaaacaaagggcTCACCTCTGGTCTGAAGACAGAGAGATCCCGTTCGGAAGAAGTGACCCTACGGATCCACCGTAAAAACACTCGCGAAACGAGCGGGTCCACATCCAACCCCAAGAGCAAGCACCACTTCTCAGTGCGCCTCCTCAAGTTCtccagggaaaagaaagctgcCAAGACCCTGGGAATAGTTGTGGGATGCTTCGTTCTGTGCTGGCTCCCATTTTTTGTAGTCATGCCTCTTGGTAAGTAACGCGAAACCCGCTTGTGCGGCACCTTCCCTGAAGGGAGGGCCGTGTTTTGGCCTGCGTACAATAGAGCTGATCAGAAAAGCTCTGAGGGAATAATTTTCCATTGGAAAGCtgtcaaaaatcaaaacattccCCAGCACGATACTGTGAAcgtgaaaaatgaaaagtctgAGCCAGAGATGCTTTGTTAGGTTTGAAAGGGAAGCATAAAgttctgaaaatgaacagattttAACAGTGCTTTTCCATATAGAAAATATTCTCTCAGAACTAAGACTAATTTCTGACCGATTCTGCTATAGGAACGGTACctttatgtgtgtgtttaagtTTGTGGTCGGTTTTCCAGGTGATATAAAATTGTAAAAGATCAAGATATAAAAGTATTCAGGGTCAAAGCAGCAGTTCACAGCCTTGGGACCAAATATCCCGAAGTGCTCAGCACCTGATTCCCCACTATGAAGAATAATCAGCTTCCTGCCAGAAAGTTTCACCCCACGAAACACCATATTCCAAACAAATATGTTCTTTAATTTATCATCTGGCCAGTCACAACACAGCAGCGAGGATTCTTCAAACCAATTTTACACTTCTCTGGCTCGCATCCCATGCAGAAACCCACGGAGCCCACTGGCCAAACGCTGGCTGCCATTTCAACCATCACACTGACTCTGAATATTTACTCACCAGTTACAATTCTAAAGGGGAGAAATATGTTCTGCTTTGCTATCACTGAAATATAAAGTAattagaattttaattaaacctTGCTCAGTCACCTTTGATGAGACTTCgggatttaaaagcagaatactAATTTTATACCTATATCTGAGGGTATGTGGCATATTACCCTAAAGTTCTCTGTGCAGAACTCTACTAAATACGAGCTTTTG is drawn from Oxyura jamaicensis isolate SHBP4307 breed ruddy duck chromosome 22, BPBGC_Ojam_1.0, whole genome shotgun sequence and contains these coding sequences:
- the ADRA1A gene encoding alpha-1A adrenergic receptor, producing the protein MHEHCQPLTMVFLPGNSSDCSNCTHSVGPVNISKAILLGVILGGLIIFGVLGNILVILSVACHRHLQSVTHYYIINLAVADLLLTSTVLPFSATMEILGYWAFGRIFCNIWAAVDVLCCTASIMSLCIISIDRYIGVSYPLRYPSIVTEKRGLLALLCVWALSLVISIGPLFGWKEPAPEDETICQITEEPGYVLFSALGSFYLPLTIILVMYCRVYVVAKRENKGLTSGLKTERSRSEEVTLRIHRKNTRETSGSTSNPKSKHHFSVRLLKFSREKKAAKTLGIVVGCFVLCWLPFFVVMPLGSFFPAIKPPDTLFKITFWLGYLNSCINPIIYPCSSQEFKKAFQNVLRAQCLPRKHAAKKQSPSFNLNHPASQSMESGKGVVRIPVGSGETFYKISKSDGVCEWKIFSAVQSVPTKNTVSKDKSSCTTAKVKSKGFLQECCCAGTSGNVVHENCKVPTIKIHTISLSENGEDV